The following are encoded together in the Acinetobacter radioresistens DSM 6976 = NBRC 102413 = CIP 103788 genome:
- a CDS encoding aspartate aminotransferase family protein has product MNDVAITRSNFNDWMVPVFAPANFILVRGEGSRIWDQDDKEYIDFAGGIAVNALGHAHPVAVNALTEQAQKLWHIGNGYTNEPVLRLAKQLVESTFADKVFFCNSGAEANEAALKLARKVGLLSGNSEKNHIVAFKNAFHGRTLFTVTAGGQPKYSQDFAPLPGGIEHTVFNDLEAAKAVITENTCAVIVEPIQGEGGVLPADIEFLKGLRALCDEKGAVLIFDEVQTGVGRTGSLYAYMNTGVTPDILTTAKALGGGFPIGAMITTDHYANMYAVGDHGTTYGGNPLACAVAGAVFEFINTSQVLDGVKQRHQYFIDALNKINAQYGLFKEIRGQGLLIGCVLKDEYAGKAKNIVTLAGEEGLLALVAGADVVRFTPSLIIPQEDIDEGLNRFARALARL; this is encoded by the coding sequence ATGAATGACGTAGCGATTACACGTAGCAACTTTAATGATTGGATGGTTCCAGTTTTTGCTCCAGCAAATTTTATTTTAGTTCGTGGGGAAGGTTCTCGTATTTGGGATCAAGACGATAAAGAATATATTGATTTTGCCGGTGGCATTGCAGTGAATGCTTTGGGGCATGCACATCCTGTTGCAGTAAATGCCCTGACTGAGCAGGCACAAAAACTTTGGCACATTGGCAATGGTTATACCAACGAGCCTGTTTTACGTCTCGCCAAGCAATTGGTAGAAAGTACTTTTGCCGACAAAGTGTTTTTCTGCAACTCGGGGGCAGAAGCGAATGAAGCTGCATTAAAACTGGCACGTAAGGTAGGCCTGCTAAGCGGTAATTCTGAAAAAAATCATATTGTAGCATTTAAAAATGCTTTTCATGGCCGTACTTTATTTACAGTGACAGCAGGTGGACAGCCAAAATATTCTCAAGATTTTGCACCATTACCAGGTGGGATTGAGCACACTGTATTCAACGATCTTGAAGCAGCTAAAGCGGTAATTACTGAAAATACATGTGCTGTTATTGTAGAACCGATTCAGGGCGAAGGCGGTGTTCTGCCAGCAGATATCGAATTCCTGAAAGGCTTACGTGCACTATGTGATGAAAAAGGTGCTGTACTGATTTTTGATGAAGTACAAACGGGCGTTGGCCGTACCGGTTCGCTTTATGCTTATATGAATACAGGGGTAACGCCTGATATTCTCACCACAGCAAAAGCATTAGGCGGTGGTTTCCCGATTGGTGCCATGATCACCACAGATCATTATGCCAACATGTATGCAGTGGGTGATCACGGTACCACCTATGGCGGCAACCCATTGGCCTGTGCAGTGGCGGGTGCGGTATTTGAATTTATCAATACATCACAAGTATTAGACGGCGTAAAACAACGTCATCAATATTTCATTGATGCCTTAAATAAAATCAATGCGCAATATGGCCTGTTCAAAGAAATCCGTGGTCAAGGTTTATTAATTGGCTGCGTGCTGAAAGATGAATACGCAGGTAAAGCCAAAAATATTGTGACACTGGCCGGTGAGGAAGGATTACTGGCTTTGGTTGCTGGAGCAGATGTGGTTCGTTTTACCCCTTCCTTAATTATTCCGCAAGAAGATATTGATGAAGGTCTGAACCGTTTCGCCCGTGCACTTGCACGTCTTTAA
- the astE gene encoding succinylglutamate desuccinylase: MVDLLALTLAQQPPEQIQGETAGFTWQWLGEGLLQCTPKTAYRKTIVLSAGIHGNETAPIELLAQIIQDLFSGQLALAVRVLFVLGNPAAIRQGVRYLENDMNRMFCGAYQQLAQDGETQRAALLEQVTTQFFQQSQSNAQRYHYDLHTAIRESLLPVFALFPYQMQPYDDFLIQSLKAADLDALVYHNAAGKTFTHFTTERFQAASSTLELGKAKPFGQNDLAGFFSTDQMLRAALSGQALPNRQKQDIRQFKVIDSILKINDDFKLNLSADAPNFSTFQPGEVIATQQAGSYVVQDQPLWILFPNPEVKTGLRAGLILKEIK; the protein is encoded by the coding sequence ATGGTTGATCTACTCGCGTTGACGTTGGCGCAACAGCCCCCTGAGCAGATACAGGGTGAAACGGCTGGATTTACATGGCAGTGGCTGGGTGAAGGGCTATTGCAATGTACGCCAAAAACGGCTTATCGAAAAACCATCGTGCTTTCGGCTGGTATTCATGGCAATGAAACGGCACCGATCGAATTGCTGGCACAGATCATTCAGGATTTGTTTTCCGGTCAGCTGGCTTTAGCGGTTCGTGTACTTTTCGTATTGGGCAATCCCGCTGCAATCCGACAAGGGGTTCGTTATCTTGAAAATGATATGAATCGCATGTTCTGCGGTGCTTACCAGCAATTGGCCCAAGATGGCGAAACTCAACGTGCAGCGTTATTGGAACAGGTTACTACACAGTTTTTTCAGCAAAGCCAGTCAAATGCACAACGCTATCATTATGATTTACATACCGCGATTCGTGAATCTTTACTTCCAGTTTTTGCCCTATTCCCTTACCAGATGCAGCCTTATGATGACTTTTTAATTCAAAGCTTAAAGGCTGCTGATCTGGATGCCTTGGTATACCACAATGCAGCTGGAAAAACTTTCACGCATTTCACCACTGAACGTTTTCAGGCCGCCAGCAGTACTTTGGAATTAGGTAAGGCCAAACCCTTTGGACAAAATGATTTGGCCGGGTTTTTCAGTACGGACCAGATGCTGCGTGCTGCACTTTCAGGTCAGGCCTTACCAAACAGACAGAAGCAGGATATTCGTCAGTTTAAGGTAATAGATTCAATCCTAAAAATAAATGATGACTTTAAACTGAACTTAAGTGCAGATGCACCTAATTTTTCTACCTTTCAACCAGGTGAGGTGATTGCTACACAGCAAGCGGGCAGCTATGTGGTACAGGATCAGCCGCTCTGGATTTTATTTCCTAATCCAGAAGTAAAAACGGGGCTTAGGGCAGGCCTGATTTTGAAAGAAATTAAATAG
- the astD gene encoding succinylglutamate-semialdehyde dehydrogenase: protein MSQGALFINDTWIQGQGPAFSKKNPVSNEQIWAGHEASQADVEQACHAARQAFPAWARLALEERIAIIERFAGLLEQHKTQLAEVISQETSKPLWETLTEVQSMIGKVAISIRAYHQRTGFSETEMPDGVASLRHRPHGVLAVFGPYNFPGHLPNGHIVPALIAGNTVVFKPSELTPWTAEETAKLWQQAGLSKGVLNIVQGGRSTGEALAAAEQIDGLLFTGSANTGYQLHKQMAGAPEKILALEMGGNNALIIDEATDIDAVVNLAIQSAFVSAGQRCTCARRIIVKQGANGDAFIQRFVEVAKNLVVGVWNAEPQPFMGGVISAHAAEQMLAAQSKLIALGAKALLEMTRPQADSSLLTAGILDVTQVTDIPDDEYFGPLTTIYRYNSFDEALNIANNTRFGLAVGLVSPDRDLFDRVLIEARAGIVNWNKPLTGASSAAPFGGVGASGNHRASAFYAADYSAWPMASLESDSVSLPSKLSPGIVL, encoded by the coding sequence ATGTCACAAGGTGCATTATTCATTAATGATACCTGGATTCAGGGACAAGGGCCTGCGTTCAGTAAAAAAAATCCTGTCAGCAATGAGCAAATTTGGGCAGGGCATGAAGCCAGCCAGGCCGATGTTGAGCAAGCTTGTCATGCTGCTCGGCAGGCATTTCCAGCTTGGGCACGCTTAGCCTTAGAAGAACGAATTGCCATTATTGAGCGTTTTGCCGGCTTATTGGAACAACATAAAACCCAACTGGCTGAAGTGATTAGTCAGGAAACCAGTAAACCGCTATGGGAAACCTTAACCGAAGTACAATCAATGATCGGTAAAGTGGCGATTTCAATCCGCGCTTATCATCAACGGACTGGTTTTAGCGAAACTGAAATGCCAGATGGGGTGGCGTCGTTACGTCATCGTCCTCATGGCGTGCTGGCTGTATTTGGCCCGTATAACTTCCCGGGTCATTTACCAAATGGTCATATTGTTCCTGCACTGATTGCCGGCAATACCGTGGTGTTTAAACCAAGTGAACTCACCCCTTGGACTGCGGAAGAAACTGCAAAATTATGGCAACAGGCCGGTTTATCCAAAGGTGTACTGAACATCGTACAAGGTGGGCGTAGCACGGGTGAAGCACTTGCAGCAGCTGAACAAATAGATGGTTTACTGTTCACAGGCAGCGCCAACACAGGTTATCAATTGCATAAGCAAATGGCTGGTGCACCTGAAAAAATTCTTGCTTTGGAAATGGGCGGTAATAATGCCCTGATTATTGATGAAGCAACCGATATTGATGCGGTGGTGAATTTAGCCATTCAATCGGCTTTTGTTTCTGCGGGACAACGTTGTACCTGTGCACGCCGTATTATCGTTAAACAGGGTGCCAATGGGGATGCCTTCATTCAACGTTTTGTTGAAGTCGCTAAAAACTTGGTGGTTGGTGTCTGGAATGCTGAACCACAACCCTTTATGGGCGGGGTGATTTCTGCACATGCTGCGGAACAGATGCTGGCAGCACAAAGCAAACTGATTGCTCTAGGTGCAAAAGCATTGTTGGAAATGACGCGTCCACAAGCAGATAGTTCATTGCTCACCGCAGGCATTTTAGATGTAACCCAGGTTACCGATATTCCTGATGATGAATACTTTGGCCCGCTCACCACGATCTATCGCTATAACAGCTTCGATGAAGCCTTAAATATTGCCAATAACACCCGCTTTGGTTTGGCCGTAGGGCTGGTGTCACCTGACCGTGATTTATTTGATCGTGTATTGATTGAAGCGCGGGCAGGGATTGTGAACTGGAATAAGCCATTAACAGGTGCATCAAGTGCGGCACCGTTTGGTGGGGTGGGCGCATCGGGCAATCACCGTGCCAGTGCGTTCTATGCCGCAGATTATAGTGCATGGCCGATGGCTTCCCTGGAAAGTGACAGTGTGAGCTTACCCTCAAAATTGTCACCGGGCATTGTGCTGTAA
- a CDS encoding TorF family putative porin, with product MLFNSNLIFKKVIAFSIVGICSNQIFAASETAENTQDFELSGNITLTSDYRFRGITQTQTDPAIQGTATLTHKSGLYFSAFASNVDYGTADPHMELDPSIGYSTPLKLSSSVPVTLDIGASYYNYISGNEGDYAELYARLILERILINDDSLLTSLSYTNDYAGQDKNSWNATLGYAVPLAQTNFGAVASIGYTTVDDYDFNQQGENSYFDYKAGLTYNFASFPDASAELAVVGTNLDKDALDHAGKRGVDTGAVFTLTKAF from the coding sequence ATGCTTTTTAACTCCAATTTAATCTTTAAAAAGGTTATAGCTTTTTCAATTGTTGGTATATGTTCAAATCAGATTTTTGCTGCTTCTGAAACAGCTGAAAATACCCAAGACTTTGAACTCAGTGGTAATATTACTCTTACCAGCGATTACCGTTTCCGCGGGATTACCCAGACCCAAACTGATCCAGCTATTCAGGGAACCGCAACTCTGACACATAAAAGTGGATTATATTTTAGTGCTTTTGCCTCGAATGTAGATTATGGTACTGCAGACCCTCATATGGAACTTGATCCATCAATTGGCTATAGCACGCCTCTCAAATTATCAAGTTCAGTACCTGTAACTTTAGATATAGGTGCAAGTTACTATAACTATATTAGTGGTAATGAGGGTGATTATGCAGAGTTATATGCCAGACTTATTCTTGAACGTATATTAATAAATGATGACAGTCTATTAACAAGTCTGAGCTATACCAATGACTATGCAGGTCAAGACAAGAATAGCTGGAATGCTACGCTGGGGTATGCTGTACCGCTTGCCCAGACTAATTTCGGTGCGGTGGCCAGTATTGGCTATACTACTGTAGATGACTATGATTTTAATCAGCAAGGTGAAAATAGTTATTTCGACTATAAAGCTGGTCTGACTTATAATTTCGCTTCTTTCCCTGATGCAAGCGCAGAACTTGCTGTAGTGGGTACTAATCTGGATAAAGATGCGTTAGATCATGCTGGCAAGCGCGGTGTAGATACTGGCGCAGTATTTACCCTTACCAAAGCTTTTTAA
- the astA gene encoding arginine N-succinyltransferase — protein sequence MMIVRHAAHRDLDDIYRLAQRAGETGIGLTSLPQNRDILAERITRTSRTLAGLTEKCEASYLFVLEDTSLQKIVGVSAIEVAVGLKEPFYNFHVAKQVHASKALNVYKTLDTLFLSNDHTGCSELCTLFLDPEYRKNQNGKFLSKVRFLFIAAFRTHFEERLIAEMRGFSDEKGYSPFWDALGHHFFDMDFAAADYLSGTGQKVFIAELMPRFPVYVDLLGAEARKVIAEVHPHTLPAAKVLMSEGLKYQGYVDIFDAGPTLEANIADLRAVKESRVLKIKITEQVETSNKQYLIANDQYADYRVLLINNQILTTDILLVTPQQAQALNVQERDEVRVLALEKMENN from the coding sequence ATGATGATTGTTAGACATGCAGCGCATCGGGATTTAGATGATATTTATCGTTTGGCGCAAAGAGCCGGTGAAACAGGGATTGGTCTGACTTCCTTACCACAAAATCGAGACATTCTAGCTGAACGTATTACACGTACCTCGCGTACTTTAGCGGGTCTGACCGAAAAGTGTGAGGCAAGTTATCTGTTTGTACTCGAAGACACCAGCCTGCAGAAAATTGTAGGTGTAAGTGCTATTGAAGTGGCAGTAGGGCTAAAGGAACCTTTTTATAATTTTCATGTGGCGAAGCAGGTCCATGCATCTAAAGCATTAAATGTTTATAAAACTTTAGATACCCTGTTTTTAAGTAATGACCATACAGGGTGTAGTGAGCTTTGCACCTTATTTCTTGATCCTGAATACCGTAAAAACCAGAATGGAAAATTTTTATCTAAAGTCCGTTTTCTGTTTATTGCGGCGTTTAGAACACATTTTGAAGAGCGGCTGATTGCAGAGATGCGAGGTTTTTCGGATGAAAAGGGTTACTCGCCATTCTGGGATGCATTAGGCCATCACTTTTTTGATATGGACTTCGCTGCTGCCGATTATTTAAGTGGGACCGGACAAAAAGTATTTATTGCTGAATTAATGCCTAGATTTCCGGTCTATGTCGATTTACTTGGCGCAGAAGCTCGGAAAGTTATTGCAGAGGTCCATCCACATACTTTACCGGCTGCAAAGGTATTGATGTCAGAAGGACTTAAGTATCAAGGTTATGTTGATATTTTCGATGCAGGTCCTACTTTGGAAGCCAATATTGCTGACTTACGCGCAGTCAAAGAAAGTCGTGTATTGAAGATCAAAATTACTGAGCAGGTCGAAACATCAAATAAACAGTATCTGATTGCAAATGATCAATATGCAGATTATCGCGTATTACTCATTAATAACCAGATATTAACTACCGATATCTTATTGGTGACGCCACAGCAGGCTCAAGCACTTAATGTCCAGGAACGGGATGAAGTGCGAGTTTTAGCATTAGAAAAAATGGAGAATAACTAA
- a CDS encoding amino acid permease — translation MSNNNEKIFPSGEVLGEQYVVQQDTCSKTEVSAAETDKPLKRAMTKRHLVMISLGGAIGTGLFLGSGDVISQAGPIGAILSYLLGGAIAYMVMLCLGELAVQMPVSGSFGEYARMYIGPGTGYMITWLYWLTWTATLGTEFTAAALLMQEWFPSISMWTWTLLFAALVFVLNVSSTRLFAESEFWLSLVKVLTILCFIGLGLAAIFGVISYHGHESAPLFSKLTEHGWFPTGIYPIFATMLIVNFAFSGTELIGVAAGEAEEPAKNVPKAINAAIWRLLIFFVGTIVVICALLPFEMAGINSNSVSNSPFVTVFNYIGIPYAEDIIRFVIITALLSAANSGLFAASRMMWSLSSKNQLPKIFAKLTRSGTPIVAIIVTMFGAIPGLLSEQFAPETIFKNLLGVAAFTMVVVWISICVCQFNFRRQWIKSGKTVKDLKFAAPLFPLTPILGGLFCVITCISMVADPSMQVGFICCILFMIACYLSYSIFYKNRPCS, via the coding sequence ATGAGTAACAACAATGAAAAAATATTTCCGTCAGGAGAAGTTCTGGGTGAGCAATATGTGGTTCAGCAAGACACATGTAGTAAGACAGAAGTTTCTGCAGCAGAGACAGATAAACCCCTAAAGCGTGCCATGACCAAGCGTCATTTAGTCATGATTTCACTGGGGGGCGCAATTGGAACAGGACTGTTTTTAGGCTCAGGTGATGTCATTTCTCAAGCTGGCCCAATAGGCGCCATTTTATCTTATCTGCTTGGGGGAGCGATTGCCTATATGGTGATGCTTTGTCTTGGGGAGCTTGCTGTACAAATGCCTGTATCGGGCTCATTTGGTGAATATGCAAGAATGTATATTGGTCCGGGTACAGGTTATATGATTACCTGGCTATACTGGTTAACTTGGACGGCTACTTTAGGCACTGAATTTACTGCGGCTGCACTGCTTATGCAGGAATGGTTTCCTTCCATTTCTATGTGGACATGGACATTGCTGTTTGCTGCTCTGGTTTTTGTACTCAATGTGAGCTCGACACGCTTATTTGCCGAATCTGAATTTTGGTTATCCTTGGTTAAGGTACTCACTATTTTATGTTTTATCGGATTAGGTTTGGCCGCTATTTTTGGTGTGATTTCCTATCATGGTCATGAATCTGCTCCGTTATTTAGCAAGCTGACAGAACATGGCTGGTTTCCAACCGGGATTTATCCCATTTTTGCCACCATGCTCATCGTTAATTTTGCTTTTTCTGGTACAGAATTAATTGGTGTAGCCGCCGGTGAAGCTGAAGAGCCAGCCAAGAATGTTCCCAAAGCCATTAATGCAGCTATCTGGCGTTTATTAATTTTCTTTGTTGGCACCATTGTGGTGATTTGTGCATTACTTCCATTTGAAATGGCGGGTATCAATTCAAACAGTGTTAGTAATAGCCCCTTTGTAACGGTCTTTAATTATATTGGAATACCTTATGCAGAAGATATTATCCGTTTTGTCATCATTACAGCATTATTATCTGCAGCAAACTCAGGGTTATTTGCTGCCTCTCGAATGATGTGGTCATTGTCCAGCAAAAATCAGTTGCCTAAAATCTTTGCCAAATTGACACGCTCTGGCACACCCATTGTTGCCATAATTGTAACTATGTTCGGGGCAATACCTGGTTTGTTATCTGAACAGTTTGCTCCTGAAACGATTTTCAAGAATCTGCTCGGTGTTGCTGCCTTTACCATGGTAGTAGTCTGGATTTCAATATGTGTATGCCAATTCAACTTTCGCAGACAGTGGATTAAATCAGGTAAAACGGTCAAGGATCTTAAATTCGCTGCACCACTATTTCCACTCACACCAATTTTAGGAGGGCTCTTCTGCGTCATTACATGTATCAGTATGGTTGCTGATCCTTCAATGCAAGTCGGTTTTATCTGTTGTATTCTATTTATGATTGCATGTTACTTGAGCTATAGCATTTTCTATAAAAATAGACCCTGCTCATAA
- a CDS encoding Glu/Leu/Phe/Val family dehydrogenase, producing the protein MMSLSYTDQNNGAWQTYLTQIDRVAPYLDADLSNFINTLKRPKRTLIVDVPIVMDDGTIRHFEGYRVQHNLSRGPGKGGIRYHQDVELNEVMALSAWMTIKTAVLNLPFGGAKGGIRVNPKELSLRELERLTRRFTSEISSIIGPQIDIPAPDVGTNPNIMGWMMDTYSSIKGHTVTGVVTGKPVHLGGSLGRVRATGRGVFVTGLEVAKKIQLPVAGSKVAVQGFGNVGNEAAYLFSHAQAKIVCVQDHTGTIFNPEGLSVKALQKHVTEHGGVMGFAEAQVIADEDFWDVDMDILIPAALEGQITVERAQRLKAKIVLEGANGPTYPEADDVFVSRNIVVVPDVICNAGGVTVSYFEWVQDMASYFWSEEEINERLDKLMIQAIADVWNTAENKACSLRTAAYILACERILKARKERGIFPG; encoded by the coding sequence ATGATGTCTTTATCGTATACGGATCAGAATAATGGTGCTTGGCAAACTTACCTTACTCAAATTGACCGGGTAGCGCCCTATTTAGATGCTGATTTAAGTAATTTTATTAATACTCTTAAAAGACCAAAGCGTACTCTGATTGTTGATGTTCCAATTGTTATGGATGATGGGACAATTCGTCATTTTGAAGGTTACCGTGTACAGCACAATCTGTCACGTGGACCAGGTAAAGGTGGTATTCGTTATCATCAGGATGTTGAATTAAATGAAGTTATGGCCTTATCTGCCTGGATGACGATTAAAACTGCGGTATTGAATCTTCCATTTGGAGGTGCTAAAGGGGGAATTCGAGTCAATCCTAAAGAACTTTCACTACGTGAACTGGAACGTTTAACTCGTCGCTTCACCAGTGAGATCAGTTCAATTATTGGTCCTCAAATTGATATTCCTGCTCCAGATGTAGGTACGAATCCTAACATCATGGGCTGGATGATGGACACCTACTCAAGCATTAAAGGGCACACTGTAACAGGTGTCGTAACAGGCAAACCTGTACATTTAGGCGGTTCTCTCGGACGTGTACGGGCTACCGGTCGGGGCGTATTTGTAACGGGGCTGGAAGTAGCCAAGAAAATTCAGCTGCCTGTTGCAGGTAGCAAAGTCGCTGTGCAAGGCTTTGGTAATGTAGGAAATGAAGCAGCTTATCTGTTTAGTCATGCTCAAGCCAAAATTGTTTGTGTTCAAGACCATACAGGCACAATTTTTAATCCCGAAGGTTTAAGTGTTAAAGCATTACAAAAACATGTCACAGAGCATGGAGGCGTAATGGGCTTTGCTGAAGCTCAGGTGATTGCAGATGAAGATTTCTGGGATGTCGATATGGATATTCTTATTCCTGCGGCACTAGAAGGTCAGATTACAGTTGAACGGGCACAACGGCTTAAAGCTAAAATTGTTCTGGAAGGCGCTAATGGCCCGACCTATCCCGAAGCAGATGATGTTTTCGTGAGTCGTAATATTGTAGTGGTGCCAGATGTCATCTGTAATGCAGGTGGTGTAACGGTAAGCTATTTCGAATGGGTTCAGGATATGGCGAGTTACTTCTGGAGCGAGGAAGAGATTAACGAGCGTCTTGATAAATTAATGATTCAGGCCATCGCTGATGTCTGGAATACAGCAGAAAATAAAGCATGTAGCTTGCGTACAGCAGCTTATATTCTCGCATGTGAACGTATTTTAAAAGCACGTAAAGAACGCGGTATTTTCCCTGGATAA
- the astB gene encoding N-succinylarginine dihydrolase gives MSGYEINFDGLVGPTHHYAGLSFGNVASTKNRNNASNPKLAAKQGLKKMKALADLGLKQGVFAPQERPHVPTLRRLGFSGSDIDVITQAMRTAPALLSSLSSASSMWTANSCTVSPSADSADGRMHFTAANLNNKFHRSIEHHTTTRILQAMFNNDVYFAHHEALPEAALFGDEGAANHNRLGGAYDQVGVQVFVYGQQQIGGGVAPQKFPARQTREASEAIARLHRLDNNRTIFIQQNPEVIDQGVFHNDVIAVSNQQVLFHHQQAFLNQTDALQEIRQKMAGIGQEFVSIEVPESRVSVADAVSTYLFNSQILTRADGGMSIVVPEESRQNKAVWDYLNDMIQMGTPIDDIKVFDLRESMRNGGGPACLRLRVAVNEAELAAINPNLFMNDALFKTLNQWVDQYYRDELTQDDLADPDLLIESRTALDELTRILGLGSVYHFQR, from the coding sequence ATGTCAGGTTATGAAATCAACTTTGATGGTCTGGTTGGGCCGACACATCATTATGCAGGTCTGTCTTTTGGCAATGTCGCATCAACTAAAAACCGTAATAATGCATCCAATCCGAAATTGGCCGCAAAACAAGGCTTGAAGAAAATGAAAGCGCTGGCGGATTTGGGACTCAAGCAAGGCGTGTTTGCCCCACAAGAGCGGCCACATGTGCCAACGCTACGCCGTCTGGGTTTTAGCGGCAGTGATATTGACGTGATTACCCAAGCCATGCGCACTGCGCCGGCACTGTTGTCGTCATTGAGCTCGGCTTCCTCCATGTGGACTGCGAATTCTTGTACGGTGTCGCCATCGGCAGATAGCGCGGACGGTCGCATGCATTTTACTGCGGCAAACCTGAACAATAAGTTCCATCGCTCAATTGAGCATCATACGACCACACGTATTCTGCAAGCAATGTTCAACAATGATGTATATTTTGCGCACCATGAAGCATTGCCTGAAGCCGCACTGTTTGGGGATGAAGGTGCAGCCAATCATAACCGCCTCGGTGGTGCTTATGATCAGGTTGGTGTACAGGTGTTTGTATATGGCCAGCAACAGATTGGCGGCGGGGTTGCTCCACAGAAATTTCCTGCACGTCAAACTCGTGAAGCAAGTGAGGCTATTGCCCGTTTGCACCGTCTCGATAATAATCGCACGATTTTTATCCAGCAAAATCCTGAAGTAATTGATCAGGGCGTTTTTCATAATGATGTTATTGCTGTCAGTAACCAGCAGGTTCTCTTTCATCATCAGCAGGCATTCTTAAATCAAACTGACGCATTGCAGGAAATCCGTCAGAAAATGGCAGGGATTGGGCAAGAGTTTGTGTCGATTGAAGTACCTGAAAGTCGAGTCAGTGTTGCTGATGCGGTATCGACCTATTTGTTCAATAGCCAGATTCTGACCCGTGCGGATGGCGGCATGAGTATTGTGGTACCGGAGGAATCTCGCCAGAACAAAGCAGTTTGGGACTATTTAAATGACATGATTCAAATGGGTACGCCAATTGATGACATCAAGGTGTTTGATCTGCGTGAAAGTATGCGAAATGGCGGTGGTCCTGCATGTTTACGCTTACGTGTGGCGGTGAATGAGGCGGAACTTGCTGCGATCAATCCAAACCTGTTTATGAATGATGCATTGTTCAAAACCCTGAATCAGTGGGTAGATCAATATTATCGTGACGAGTTAACCCAGGACGATTTGGCTGATCCGGATTTATTGATTGAGAGTCGCACCGCGCTGGATGAACTCACCAGGATTCTGGGTTTAGGTTCGGTTTATCACTTCCAGAGATAA
- a CDS encoding Lrp/AsnC family transcriptional regulator has translation MNNIDHIILGLLKDNARMSITDLALKARVSRATVQKRIEYMEASGTITGYTVRFRPNAEKNVIRAWMNIMVEGTKAQAVIRELRLESAVQRLHTTNGKWDILVELQSDTLENFDKVLERIRNISGIYNSETSILLSTYKT, from the coding sequence ATGAACAATATTGACCATATTATTTTAGGTTTACTTAAAGATAATGCGAGAATGTCTATTACAGATTTAGCCCTAAAAGCGCGTGTTTCTAGAGCTACTGTTCAAAAGCGAATTGAATATATGGAGGCTTCAGGCACTATCACAGGCTACACGGTACGTTTTCGCCCAAATGCAGAGAAAAATGTGATCCGTGCATGGATGAATATTATGGTTGAAGGAACTAAGGCTCAGGCGGTCATTCGCGAATTACGTTTAGAGTCAGCAGTGCAACGTCTTCATACAACCAATGGAAAGTGGGATATATTGGTCGAATTACAGTCAGATACTCTTGAGAATTTTGATAAAGTACTGGAACGGATTCGTAATATTTCAGGTATCTATAATAGTGAAACGAGTATTTTACTCTCCACCTATAAAACCTAA